A genomic segment from Nodularia sphaerocarpa UHCC 0038 encodes:
- a CDS encoding MFS transporter, translating to MFPTEPAAVNNGFSALLKNRGFMLLWIGQLLSQLGDKIFFVLMVALLENYQPPAGLAQNSMYSILMLAFTLPAILFGSAGGIFVDRFSKKLVLTVSNYIQTVLMLFLAFLPRDFFMLLVLTFGISTLAQFFTPAQQAAIPVLVRRENFMAANAVYSSTMMGALIVGFAIGEPILSLAKSWLGAGYGQEVVVGVLYLFSGLAVQPINFGTENKLSGDDSCPGINPWADFKAGLRYLTKNRLILNAMLQLTTLYCVFAALMVLTIRLAADFGLKEKQFGFFLAAAGVGMVFGAAILGHWGDKLHHKPLPLMGFLIMSLVLGVFTFTHNLILALGLSAFLGIGAALIGVPMQTLIQQHTPPAMHGKVFGFQNHIVNIALSAPLAITGPLTDFLGLRTVLVGMSIVVATVGIWAWKNTRGVLQDVI from the coding sequence ATGTTTCCCACTGAACCAGCTGCTGTCAACAACGGATTTAGCGCCCTGCTAAAAAATCGTGGCTTTATGCTCCTGTGGATTGGGCAGCTGTTGTCCCAGTTGGGAGATAAAATTTTCTTTGTGTTAATGGTTGCTCTACTGGAGAATTATCAACCGCCTGCGGGGTTAGCCCAAAACTCCATGTACTCAATTTTGATGCTGGCTTTCACATTACCGGCAATTTTGTTCGGTTCTGCGGGTGGGATATTTGTTGACCGCTTCTCTAAAAAGTTGGTTTTAACTGTTTCCAACTACATTCAAACTGTATTAATGCTCTTCCTCGCATTTTTACCCAGGGATTTTTTCATGTTATTGGTGCTGACTTTTGGTATTTCCACCTTAGCCCAGTTTTTTACTCCGGCTCAACAGGCTGCTATTCCCGTTTTAGTGCGACGAGAGAATTTCATGGCAGCTAATGCGGTGTACAGCAGTACAATGATGGGCGCGTTAATTGTGGGTTTTGCCATTGGAGAGCCAATATTAAGTTTAGCAAAATCTTGGTTAGGAGCAGGTTATGGTCAAGAAGTGGTAGTTGGTGTACTATACCTATTCTCTGGATTAGCCGTACAGCCGATTAACTTCGGTACTGAAAACAAATTATCTGGCGATGATTCCTGTCCGGGAATTAATCCTTGGGCTGACTTTAAAGCAGGCTTGCGCTATCTGACGAAAAATCGTTTGATATTAAATGCCATGCTGCAACTCACCACTTTATACTGTGTATTTGCCGCATTAATGGTATTGACGATTAGATTAGCCGCAGACTTTGGTTTGAAAGAAAAACAATTTGGCTTTTTCTTAGCAGCAGCCGGTGTGGGGATGGTATTTGGGGCAGCAATTTTGGGACACTGGGGAGATAAATTGCATCACAAGCCTTTACCCCTCATGGGATTTTTAATCATGTCCCTAGTTTTAGGAGTGTTCACTTTTACCCATAATCTCATTTTAGCTTTAGGACTAAGTGCCTTTTTAGGCATAGGTGCGGCTTTAATTGGCGTACCCATGCAAACCTTAATTCAACAGCACACACCACCCGCCATGCACGGGAAAGTATTTGGCTTTCAAAATCATATCGTCAATATTGCCTTATCTGCACCCTTGGCAATTACTGGCCCTTTAACAGATTTTCTCGGCTTACGAACTGTTTTGGTAGGAATGAGTATAGTAGTAGCAACCGTTGGTATTTGGGCTTGGAAAAACACTCGCGGAGTTCTCCAAGACGTAATTTAG